In the Brettanomyces nanus chromosome 1, complete sequence genome, ATCAGCCTTGGGACCAAATTTAGCCACGATTTGCGAGCCAATAGACACAGACATAGTTTCTACAAGATACTAGCAATGCACAACTATCGAACAattgaacttcttctcattaaATATGTAGTCTAAAAAATGGGCCGGAACGCGTTCGTCTTAGTTTTCGCGTTTCGTTACATTTTGAGTTCGTGTCAGCACCACTCACAGCCACAACTTTGATATTATGCCTCTACTTGGTTCTAATTAATAGTATATTATAGCTTCACACTTAGAAAGGTTACAGAAGTGATCCTGATGATTACTTTTTGTCAGATGCAGAAGTCTCCTTAGACTCCTCCTTAGACTCCTCCTTAGACTCCTCCTTGGCCTCCTCCTTGGACTCATCCTTAGACTCATCCTTAGACTCATCCTTAGACTTCTCCTTGGCCTCCTCTTTAGGCTCCTTatcctctctttctctgtaGGACgaatctttcttctcctctctCTTTGGAGACTCGTCTCTCTTTCTATCATCATGCTTATGATTTCTACCCTTTTTTCCTCTACCTTTACCACCTCTTCTTTGGCCGAAGCTCTGTGCTTTGGACTCATCGTAAGCAACTTTGCTTATgatcttcaactccttaTCTCCAAACTTCGGTTTTAGTTCTGCTTCCACTAGCTTGACAGCATCCTCCTCCTTTTTGAACTCTACAATAACAGATCCGGTAAattctttgttttttctcttcattctAACTTGATTGATAGGTGCaatcttgttgaaaaagtcCAAAAGTTGATCCAAACTAGCCTCAATAGGAAATGGATCGGCCACAACGGATCGCTTGGCAATGTTGAGTTGAACTTGGTTCTGGTCCGTTGGAAGTggaatctttcttctaaCCATTTCACCATCCTCGCTAACTTCCAAGAAATCATCGGACGAACGCAAAGCCTCCACAATAAGTTCTATAGGTCTAtatttcttcattctctgGAATTGAGAAAGCACAGAAATCGGGACCCAGCCGTCATTAGCTTGCTGGGTAGTGAACAAGAATCGATCATTCAACAAGTTCGAGTCCGAAAAGTAAAATTCAACTTGGCTTAATATCTTAGCCTGAGTCTCTTTGTCAGACGTAGTTGTAGGACTGGAAGTTGTACTCATCTTGATGTGTATATCTAGCTTTCAGACAGATTAAGTGGTGATCCTTCcactaaaaaaaaaaaaaaaaattcgATCcgtgaaaaatttttggatTTTTCAGAGAGAAGGGAAATTGAACAAATAATATGGTGCAAGGATGCGTCTAACTATGATAGAAACGATAGTGATGTTATCACATAGCATGAATAGTTGGTACTCACCGTCTTGCATAGATTATGGAACCGTACAAGCTCGTTGTAATCTCCAGTATCTCGCATTTGCCAGTAAAAAATCGACAGATTCGATACCACTATATAATCCAAGCTGTAATCTTGCTTGTCGGTAGGAATATTAGATGTCAATAAAGATAACCTCTCAttgatctctttcaaagaaataaaatccCGCCAGACAAGGACTCTGTTTGTCAGCAAGCTGCTGAAATCGCCGTTCAATTCATGCAAAAAAGTGTTTTTCAGGTCAATCGAGCCCAACTGATAAGCACAATCAATAAGTATAGTGAGACCCGAGTTATCACTTGGACTGCATTCTCTGAGAAGGATATCTCGAATAAAGGAGAACCATTGACGAGTATTCGTAACATTCGCTTGAACATATCGCGGAAGTTCTTCACTGTTTTGCTTTGTGACTATTTCTAAGCTGTCATATCTATCCACCGATGGCACTCTGAGGCTTTCCTGAGGAGGCTCTAGACTCTATAAGTAAAGTTAGTAAGCAAAATAATTGAGGAATTAATCGACCTAAACTTACATCGTATAaattttcctcttttatGTGTTGTTGTAAGAGGTTCATGTAGACAATCAGTGAAtagtgaaaagaagcaaacCAGAAATAACAAAGAGGATCAATCTTAAAAGCGCTCAAAGTCCGAAGACAGATCTCATATTGCCGTTTTGGGACCAAGATGAAAATTAGATTTAAAGaggtaaaaaaaaaaagagaaaggacTCCATTGGTTATTCGTTTAGTATACTTAATATCTAACTTGTTGAATCAAATCCAAGCAAATTAAACCTATCACAGGAACCACAACGTTATCATTCATGCTCATATTGCCCTCCAAGATAGCGGTAATAACAGGTgtgaggagaagagaatagTTATCATAAGAATTCTCACCCACGTTCTGGTAAGTGTATAAGGCGAATGctgtgaagaagaaaaagaagaaagaacctTCAATGGTCTTCGAAGCTTCTGGCCAGTACAATTGTCCCATAGACTTTCCTATAAGAGAGGCAAACGAATCTCCCAATCCTAGCACCACCAATCCAATGACAGAACCTTGAGTACCGGTACAATTTGAGAGCCAAAGAGGTAAAGCAACACCTAGAACCAAAAATAAATAAGAAAGAACGTACGCACCTTCAGTATCTTTTCTATCCTGAAAAGGAATTAAGATCTTGCGGATGAAACCTCCAAATGGAGGAAGATTGTTGGCTCTGATGAGCTCCACAATAGCGAAAATACAGAACAAGCCCACAAGAGCAAGCGATGTTAGTTGAGGCTCCACTGTTATTGGATATCCCAAGGCAGTCAAAGTGACAAAATGCCAGatttttcttctaaagCCAAATGGAATCTTTTTAGCCAGATAAAGAATGGAGGGAACCAACACCACCGAGGAAGTGATCCACGCTTTGAAAATTGTCGACTTGACAGCATCCTGAGCAATATATTCAGCTATCCAAAACCAAGGGGCTTTGCCTAATATTGGCTTGAGGAATCTATAGGAAAGCGTGAAACCGCTTCCAATAAAAACAACGTAAATGAGTAAAAGGGTCACTTTCTTTAGCAAAGTGCCTTGCTGACGAGATTTATAGAAACCAACAAGACAAGAAGTCAATGCCAAACTAATACCAAATGCCAGAACAAGCTTCTGGAAGATGACAAGCGATATATCACAGGTAGACTCATCGGCAAATACTAATAAAGCAACGACTAGATATGAAAACATGCTTCTCTCAGTAACAGAAAGGGACGAGGCGATGAAATGTTCTAGCAAAGTATACGAAGATGCGAACACAATGGGGGTACTGAGCATCTCATAAAAAGTAATCGTGTAAGGACCAGAACCAATTTGGTACATGGCGACGTAAGAAACCAAGATTCTAACGATAGGATTCATATAAGGCACCTGAACAATACAAGCAATAATGACCGGCATTTTGGATGGAAAATACATCAAAGTGACAGTCAATGGAACGAAAATAGAGTATATGAGACTGAATTCAGGAAGCTGAGGCTTTGAAatagctttcttctcctcttcatcctcagcCCCGTTCACTTTTGCCTTATAATTTCTATAAGAAATGATACAGAGCATAATGACTTCGACTAAAGCCGTAATAACAGCCAATCCTCCATATATAAAAGGCCACATAGGATCAGATTCTCCGTTGTCTTGATCTATCTTCTGAGTGTAGTATATAAACATCATATTGGCAATGAAAAAAATCACCATAAGTTGAATAACATTGGGAAGTTTGATTGATTCATCAAGTAGATCCGTATAATAAGAATAAGCGGAACGCAattcatcactttcaagATCGTCATCCTCAATGTCACGTGCCTCAGCTTCTGTCTTACTCTCTTGTCCTTTCTGCTCCTTCTCCGCATTTATATCCTCGTACACAAGCTGCTGCTTATGCGCTCTATGTGTGACTCCAGGTCCAGATTTTTTACCTTTTTGAGCCATGATTCGTAGTGAAGAGAATAGTAACACATTTCCAGTTCAGAAGATCATCAGATTTCTCTACCGCTAAGATCCTCGGCTTCCGGACGTcgatcaaaaaaaaaataaaaaataaaagtgaaaaatgaaagtgaaaaataaaagtgaaaaataagaaaCGATTGAGGTCAGGAAGATATTCTAACTAAGTCCAATTAAACCAGGATAATGTTGCATAAAATAAATATGAATGAGTATTCAATGTCCGTTTCGAGGAGGTCTGACTCCAAATATCGTTGATCCGACTCTCACTTCAGTCGATCCCTGCTTAATTGCCTCCTCAAAATCACTACTCATTCCCATACTCATTTCTAATTCCACTTTCAAATTCTCTTGTAACAGCTTCCTCACCTCTGCCAACTTGATAAAATCATGGTTGATGCCGCCGGATTTTGATTCCACTATCGAACCGATCGTCATCACTCCCTGAAGATGCAACTTTGGACATTCATCCAAGATAACTTTGGCCAACTTTTCACAATCCTCGGGTGAAATTCCAgatttctgttcttctccGGATGTGTTCACCtgaatgaagatgttaATAATCGGTTTGGAAACGTTTTCACGGGTCGAATTTAACTTTCTGGCCTTCTTCTCAGTATCAATGGTCTCCACAGCATACAAATTATCAACGTTTTTGGCAAGATCTTTCGTCTTATTGGTTTGTAAACCTCCAATGAAGTGCCAGTTGATATCTTTAGGTAAACTTTTTGCCTTTTCTGTCAATTCTTGAACGTAGTTTTCTCCAAAATGTCTATAGCCTGCATCATATAAAGCTTTGATGTCACTTGCTGGTTTCAACTTTGAAACACACACCAATCTTGTCTTTCCTCCCCCAAGTTTACCAACTATATCATTCACATTTTTGGCCTTGCTGAGAAGCTCTTcagctctttcttttgtatATTCCATGCTCATATCTGGAATGAATtgtttgaatcttctttgaaaaacAAATGATAACTGTGGGCAACTCCTCTCAAAGGTCTTTGCTCTTGTGAACATATACacaaaaataaagaaagaggcAACAGGAAtataataaagaaaaaaggtaCACTTATCAGGTATCGCAGATAGAAGAACCCCTCAGACTGAGTTAGTTGACTTCACTCAGCTCTCAAAttagaaaaaaattagaCAGCTGAAAAATCGCTTTCTATTCGAGAGCTCGGTCTTTTCCCATTGTCACGTGtagaaaaaagaggttATCTCTGATCATTCATTGGTTAGAACGTCTGATAAACTCTCCGCAAATATATCTGAAAGCCCTTCAGTGGTGCACCTTATAGTGAGTCCGACTAAGGTATTGTCATTTGGACTCAATTCAAGTCTCATCAAGCAACCGAAATTTTGCGTCTTCGCATTCAAGATACCTGCAGCAGCAATATTATAAGGATTAGCATCCACTTGAGGCAAGTTATCAAATCCAATCAACGTGATCAGCCTGCCTAGAGCCACAGTAGTTGTAGGTTTAGTTAATTTGATCATCCGCTGAGCTTCTCCTTTGCTTCCTAAAGTCTGTACTATTTGAGTCCATCTATTGAGGAACACCTCCTTTGATAAAGGTGCTCCTCGGCACATTCCTTTAAATAGAATAATAGGAAGCTTCAACTTTATGTTACTAAGACCTCCTGACATAAAGCTGATATGAATTATAGGAACAGATGCATCCCTATACATCGATCTAATCATCACGTCTAACAATTGATTTGTTCTAGACTTTTCGGGTATGGTACTGTCCGGATGCTTCACCACATTCACCACATATTCCGAGCCAATCTGCTTTGGAAGAATAACCTTCCCCGTCAATCCTGTAATCGTTGAAGGTGATTTGTTTGTGTAGTTGAGACTTATGTGCAAAGTACTGCGatctcttttcaatctgTAGACAATTCGGATCAACGAGTTTTCAAAGAATATACCTTGATCAAACCTACATAGTCTGTAATAACCTTCCTTCCAGGTTGGTGATAGTACAGGTTCATGGTAGTGAAGCAGCGAAACCGAGCTCCTTCTGCTATTGTCGTTGGATCCTGTAGACGTGGCACTGAGTGTACCCGTATCTGATAATGAGTTGACGGTAGCTCTTCTTTTATTCCgtggaggaggaggtgcCGGCCGAGACACCGCAGCCATACCAGTGGCTATCGTGGTGCCAATTCTACCACTATCtaaatcaatcaatttggCTTCAGATGTGGCTAGGAGCTTCTCAAAGACCGGCGTCTCCTGTTCTTCTAACTCCGGGTTCCTTTCTGTCGGTTCCGCCAATTTGAAAGTTTGTTTCAACGCTTCAACTGTGCCCAATCTCGAAATCAATGGAGATACCTTGGAAGCAAATGGTGGCATATCAACAACTATCAATTTTAAAACTGCTGGGTCGTTCATCTCTACTAAGGCAAGATATTCAAGAGCCCTTTGTTGGATTTCGGAGCTGAACGAATTGGTCTCCTCTTCAaacactttcttcaattgtGGACGCAATTTCTCACATTTGAAATAGTATTTAAAAAATGCAGAGAGAAGCATTGCTCTGGTAAGAACGGACGATTGTGGATATCGTACATAGAGTAAGCTGAATTGCTCCGTCAACGGGGTAACATCCTCTATCAATTGTCCAAACTCGCTGAGAACAAATGATCCCAACCTAAGCATAGATTCTGGATATTGACCTCCTTTTAAGTATCTCACCATGGTCCGACAAGCAGTAGGTTGTATCTGATCATTATTGACGATGATCTGAGCCATGCGGCACCAAACATCGTCCTCCACATAATTTCCAGCTAATGCCAATAGTTTAGCAATGGTAACCACAAACCAAGTGGCATCTGTAGCAAAATTCTCTGCTAATATAGCCACCTTCACAGCTACTTCAGATTTCATAGAAAACTCGGCAATCGCAAGATATTTGAGCAATTCCGAACAAATCTTCTCTATATTGTTCGAGTTACAAACCATGTATACGAGATCAAGAGCTCTGCGTCGAATAGAAACATCTCTATCtctgagaagaagtgaaaCCAGACTGAAATGTTTATATATTGCTGCAACACTGGACTTGTCGTTTCTTGCAGCTATCTGAAGCAACGTACCAAGTGATAAATATCGAGTGTTAATATCGGGTGACTTCAAAAGAACACATAGGGAGTCCGCAGCTACAACCTCTTGCTCCTCCTCTATAATGATGTGTGCGCTGAGGGACAACGCACCAAATAGCACGGAACCGGATACATTTCGTGCTTCGACGGAGCTATCGGGATCTGAAGAGCACTctatggatgaagaaacagctactttcaaaatctcGTCGAGCCGATTCATATTTGGTTTATCAAGAATATCCTTCGACGAGGATGCATCGGGTACCAATGCCTCCAATAGTCGGAAAAGCTTCACTACTACCCATGGAGCCGCCGTTCCGTGGAAGTGATAGCCCTCGGGACATTTTTTCTCCACAATCAACTCGTACAACTTATTAATGGCAAGCGTAATGCATGGCTCGCAAGCCTTATAGTCTAAACGGGTGCATACTTCTAACAATGGAATCGCTCCCAACACCAAACTGAGACTTTCAGAATTGATCAATGGAACGGCTCGTGATATGATTTCAGGATGTCTAGAAACGGCATCCGAATCTACTCTGACAAACTTATACATAGTTAAAGCGGCCTTCTTTTTGACTGTAAAGTCGAATTCTGGTGACACCATTGCACCAAATACTCGGGTCTCGTACCGCTTCACTAAGGATTCCCTATAATCACATAGATCAACAACCGAACTCAATGCCAAGCACACATGTTCAGCATTGGGAGAACTGAAATCAATATCAAGTGCTTCACAAATGCTTTGCCATTGAGAATCTGATGTTTCATCACCATTTCGACCTTGTTTTCCTTTGATAAATGCAGCCAGTGCTAAATAACCAATAGTCTTCTCGCTATAATTGATTGACTTGGCAAGTTCAATCGCTTCATTGAATCCAAAATCCAATGGGTGACCCAGTAAATAGATGTATAATAACTTGCAGATGTATTTCTTACGGTGATATCCGGACAAGTTACTCTGCTGGAACTGCTTTTGGATGTGTACCAATTCCGTCTGAATCCGTTTTTGTTCATCGTCTACTTCCTTTGCATTTCGGATATCCGTAATGAACTGGACTAGTCCCTTCATTTGAGGAGCCATGCCAGAATCTGAGTCAGAGAGGAAAGTGTAAGTGCGATGAAGCCTCTCTTGATGCCGATCTCCATCGCGAATCCAATTATTCTTCTAACCTCAATTAAAATCTTTACTATATCCCAGAAATGACTATAACATCCTGTTCACATTTATTATCCTATTGTATACAAAATAAAGAGAGTacaagaaatggagaatGAGGAAAAAAGCATTCTTTGAATCCCCAAGGCAGTAGTATTACAAGTTCAACTTGCCCATCTGTCTACGTAGATCAGCTCCCGAGTGTGGAATCAAGCCTTCTTGTCCCTGAGGAGCCTGTGACCCGCTCATTGGAGAAAATGCATTGTGGTGAAGAGAGGGGGACGGTAGAGACTGGTTGATCGATGCAGATGAAGACAGCTTTCTCACCTGGTCCTCTAAGCTACCCTTCGGCATGTAATGTTTACTGGCAGCGATCTCTACAGGACCGtgaatcatcatcgatTCATCAATATGATGAGGAGATGGATTCGCAGGTGCCTGATTCCATTGAACTTGCTCCAAATTTGGTGTCAGACTAGGTGATGACCCCACAGTGGTGGCCCTTGGTAAACTCCGCTTTCGATCAAACTCTGTAAATGTATCTAGGGTCGATTTTCTATTCGAAAACTGATGTGGTGATGGTAACTGTTCAAGATTTCTAGTTCGCACTTTGATAGGAACTTCAGATGGCTGTCTTTGTAGCTGCTGGGCTTGCGGTGGTGGAACAGCTTGGCCGTACCTTTGTCTAGTCATTCGCGCTTGCATCTGTctctgttgctgttgctgttgctggtCCATCATAAACTGAAtctgttgatgaggataatAACCTTCGTTCGGATTAGGATCTGCTGTAGGCACATAAACCGATGAACTGTAACTGGCAGTACTCATACGGTTAGCTTCTTTATCCGGATTGTTGATTGTGTCAACGCTTAGCATTGGCTTAGATGTTGTATCCTGTAGATATTTCTCGTTCTGTTGCAACTGATTACCAACATTTGGCATATCCGGAAGAGGTGGGGCTTCCTCGTCGTTCACTTCGAATCTTTGCTTATCGCTTCTTGAGCTTTTCGAGCGAACCGAATTATCCCTAGAGAAGTAGACTTTGTATACAGACTTCATTCGTCTAATCtgctcctcttcctcaggACTCACAGCCTCGTCATACTTgtctgctgctgctgaaaGATCTGGCAAATCGGCATTCTCTGGCAATACCGACTCTACCTTTGGTTCCAGTTTAACTTTCAGCCCAATAgttttatcttcatcccCATCTGGCTGGATCACGGAATTTCCACTAGAACGATCAAAGGCAAGCCCTTTAGTATTTTCATGCTCTGAATGTTCCCAAACTGAGGCGTCTTCAACAGTCGCTGGCATTTCTACCTCCGTTTGAGCGAGTTTTCCGCTCAATGAATACTCCCGAGAAGGTATACGTGATATAGATTCACTTGGAGTCTGATAGGTCATTTGAGACATCGAATGAGTACCGTTTGATCTGTCCACGTCACTGCTTGTAGCATCTGAACAGTGACCCTTATCAGACAGCTCAGTTGCCGAAACAGGCTTatcctccaaagaagagtGAGATAGTTTATCATGCTCCCCGTTGGAGTTGTCTCGGGGATCAGAATAAGATTGAAATTGACTCTTCACCGTGCTGATTTGAAGAGGCTGTTTGGCATGAACCTTCTCAGGGCGAGATAGGTCTTCATTAAAAGTATCGTGCTTCTGAGCCTGTGTGGTATTAAGATGAGTTTCATGATGAGGATCCTGCTCGTAACTGGCGGTGGTTAAGCATTTagaagaatttgaggcAATAGAAGaggatcttcttgaaaacgGAAGAGTAGGTGCACCTTCGCTATTGAGCTTACGCTCAGATAACCTATATCCGCCATAATCACCACCCAACTGCCTGGATAGGTCTTCTAGAGAACGTTTGGAACCCGTCTCTTCTGCAAAGGGAATAACAATTGAATCAACAGGGTTATGGAACGAATGTGCAAGGCTCATTTGGGATGCATTTCTATAGTATGATGAGGGGGGGAAAGGGCCGGTTCTGGAAGTGTTCGagttgttgttgtggcTAATGTTGGAGCCAGGAGAACGATTAGTTGGATCATTGAAAGGATTCTCGGCAGCTGGTTGAGGTAACTGAATGCTGCTATTCGTGGCAGTGGGTGGATAACGGTATCTGCCAGTATCATCAAGATCTCCACCTTTGGCAATGTCGGGAAGTACTATATTGTCACCGTTGAAATCGGGATCGTCGTCTTCCAGTGCCTCCTTCTTATTTCTCCTGTATGCTTTCCAAGTAAAGAATCCGACAATTATTCCAATAACTACCACAGGAATGACAACAGCCAAAGAGATGACCAAAGCAGACGTGTTTTGACCCGTCTCACAGTACTGACTGcttgaattttttttattgcaTTTGCTATCACTATCAGCTCGTCTTAATAATAAAGTCGAAGTCATAgcgaagaagaattaaGGGAAAACAGCTAAGCTAATGATGTagatagaagaataagacgaaagaaaaaaagcagTTTAACAAGTCGTTAatacaaaagaaaagatccttacttctctttttctcttctttgtttaaaaaaaaacagaGCTCGACTTTTCCTCCTCAGTTTTCCATCTTAGGCCCGGATCTTTTCTTCGGTTTCGTAAAAAATTAAAAACAGCTGGGCCTTTAACGCGTTGATTATGGCTTCATTTCCTAAATAGGATATGCACTGAGAGTAGCATACAATAAGGAATTACAATGATTTATTTTTAAGTTTTACCAATTGCCGGTGAATTATCAGGCCGTTAGGTAGCACGTGGGAACGTAGGAACATAGGAACTTAGTTACGTGGGAACTTAGGTACGTGGGAACGTAGGAACTTAGGTACGTGGGAACTTAGGTACGTGGGAACTTGGATAAGCAGGTAGCTGCATATACAGATACTCATAGATACCAGGGAGCCTTACAATAACTATTACCTCCTATAGGATGGTAAGTAGctaaaaattttccaaAAACTATATCACTGCCATTTAAATAAAGACATATTCCGGATGGCTCTGGTAAAAAGCAAGAGCCATGTACAAAAAATATGATCTTCTGGCGTTACcaaaggaaaaacaaagTAGTTGTATTCCACTTTATGTTTGAGATAATCGCTCTTTATATACATACATACggttgaaaaaaaaatttggaaagaaaatttggagagaaaatttttttagtAGGGGTGGTCGATCGACCCAATAGTTGAATCCATTAATACCGGTAGTATCTCATGCATACCCTTGAAGGTCTGGGGAAGATTTCAAAGGATTTGTCGTCTCTCCAGAAGTGATATCTGGTATAAGATGcatgatgataaagaattCCACCTTGGAGAATTCAAAACGACACGCAGTCTTGGCCATGGAAAATTCGGTAAAGTATTATTAGTGAAAAGCCATGTGAAGCATGATAGTTACTATGCAGTCAAAATAGTCAACATCAAAAGCTTGGAGAAGCCCATGCTCAACATGTCGAAATTGTCGAACTTGAACAAAATCAAGAGCGAGATGAGAATCATCAACATAGTCAATCAATATCACCATCCCAATTTGGTCAAACTGTACTCGATCATTAAGAACGAGACCAATGATCGTATTTATTTTATTATGGAGTACTGTCCCATGGGAGAATTGACGCCCACAAATATGACAGAAGCTATGGGGAGTGAAGACTCCCTTATCAATATACAGTTCAAGTTGCAGAATATTATCAATGGCTTGGAATTCCTTCATTCTCAACATATAGTGCATAGAGACATCAAACCTTCAAACCTTTTGGTCGATTCGCTGGGTGTTGTCAAGATATCTGATTTTGGAACTTGCTATCAGCTTACCGGAGATGGTGTCAGCGACAAGTTTGAGattttcaagaaattggttGGTACTCCACTCTTTTTACCTCCAGAGATATGCTGCAACGAAGCATCTGCAACGACCGGAAGCAAACACAACACCAATTCGAGCTCTACCAATGGCTCGCTAAATAGGATTTTCCAAAATCTTCGTTTCAAGAAGCAATCCTCTAAGGAATTCTATGAGGTGGATATATGGTCCTTAGGAATCTCTCTTTACTATCTCCTATACCAGACTTTCCCCTACTATGACAAGAACGAGTTTCGGCTATTCAATGATATTGTTGAGAATTCATTGAAGCTTCCGCCTTGTCGCTATCAAGATGTCTTTCTTATGCAGCGGCTGAAGCAGGAGAATTTGCATTCTGAAGACCAACTTATCACGTATTATAACGATTTGATCGATTTGATAGGCAAGTTTCTAGTTAAGGATCCTGCGAACAGAATTAATTTGAAGAGTACCAAATCCCACGAACTATTTAAGATACTTTCAAACAACGCAGATTATCAACAGTTTGTGCATTTCAATGAGCAGTTCCTTCAGAATTctccaaaaagaagtcaGAAACCTTCAACACCCTCTCAGAGACCCAAACTCCCAAGTCCTGACCATCTTATAAGAAATTCCGAGTCCTCGGATTTTATCAGTGACCAGCTAATGTACTCTAACGGTAGTCCAGAAACGAGTCCCCTGCA is a window encoding:
- a CDS encoding uncharacterized protein (BUSCO:EOG09343PC2) → MSTTSSPTTTSDKETQAKILSQVEFYFSDSNLLNDRFLFTTQQANDGWVPISVLSQFQRMKKYRPIELIVEALRSSDDFLEVSEDGEMVRRKIPLPTDQNQVQLNIAKRSVVADPFPIEASLDQLLDFFNKIAPINQVRMKRKNKEFTGSVIVEFKKEEDAVKLVEAELKPKFGDKELKIISKVAYDESKAQSFGQRRGGKGRGKKGRNHKHDDRKRDESPKREEKKDSSYREREDKEPKEEAKEKSKDESKDESKDESKEEAKEESKEESKEESKETSASDKK
- a CDS encoding uncharacterized protein (BUSCO:EOG09340IRJ), which translates into the protein MSACEQKGQESKTEAEARDIEDDDLESDELRSAYSYYTDLLDESIKLPNVIQLMVIFFIANMMFIYYTQKIDQDNGESDPMWPFIYGGLAVITALVEVIMLCIISYRNYKAKVNGAEDEEEKKAISKPQLPEFSLIYSIFVPLTVTLMYFPSKMPVIIACIVQVPYMNPIVRILVSYVAMYQIGSGPYTITFYEMLSTPIVFASSYTLLEHFIASSLSVTERSMFSYLVVALLVFADESTCDISLVIFQKLVLAFGISLALTSCLVGFYKSRQQGTLLKKVTLLLIYVVFIGSGFTLSYRFLKPILGKAPWFWIAEYIAQDAVKSTIFKAWITSSVVLVPSILYLAKKIPFGFRRKIWHFVTLTALGYPITVEPQLTSLALVGLFCIFAIVELIRANNLPPFGGFIRKILIPFQDRKDTEGAYVLSYLFLVLGVALPLWLSNCTGTQGSVIGLVVLGLGDSFASLIGKSMGQLYWPEASKTIEGSFFFFFFTAFALYTYQNVGENSYDNYSLLLTPVITAILEGNMSMNDNVVVPVIGLICLDLIQQVRY
- a CDS encoding uncharacterized protein (EggNog:ENOG41) is translated as MHDDKEFHLGEFKTTRSLGHGKFGKVLLVKSHVKHDSYYAVKIVNIKSLEKPMLNMSKLSNLNKIKSEMRIINIVNQYHHPNLVKLYSIIKNETNDRIYFIMEYCPMGELTPTNMTEAMGSEDSLINIQFKLQNIINGLEFLHSQHIVHRDIKPSNLLVDSLGVVKISDFGTCYQLTGDGVSDKFEIFKKLVGTPLFLPPEICCNEASATTGSKHNTNSSSTNGSLNRIFQNLRFKKQSSKEFYEVDIWSLGISLYYLLYQTFPYYDKNEFRLFNDIVENSLKLPPCRYQDVFLMQRLKQENLHSEDQLITYYNDLIDLIGKFLVKDPANRINLKSTKSHELFKILSNNADYQQFVHFNEQFLQNSPKRSQKPSTPSQRPKLPSPDHLIRNSESSDFISDQLMYSNGSPETSPLQRSQTTRLKGPFAKLFNLTASSPPQQRQLQPKETRQSLLIDTENGSRIDSGFAPSTRSSVSSTSPVFMASPSPALMGSALSLPINMHHDQLSHPHKHKTLDPDHKNDFHLSNHHHHHHQQHHDHDHHGDKTLRIQTHLSDYSSSSPSPVELCFSPSPLKEAASTPLQRNSQTHSLRKPSSRSSSINNNDVNSRSINARGSVNRDSVITMKTLPPKIGDDYLTPDLQPPNALYGANEPKRSSSFSRLKHSEKINFKRFFKEEEEEDREKDQKQDEQIGEEYRMYTMDQYLENL
- a CDS encoding uncharacterized protein (BUSCO:EOG09343FB0), with product MSMEYTKERAEELLSKAKNVNDIVGKLGGGKTRLVCVSKLKPASDIKALYDAGYRHFGENYVQELTEKAKSLPKDINWHFIGGLQTNKTKDLAKNVDNLYAVETIDTEKKARKLNSTRENVSKPIINIFIQVNTSGEEQKSGISPEDCEKLAKVILDECPKLHLQGVMTIGSIVESKSGGINHDFIKLAEVRKLLQENLKVELEMSMGMSSDFEEAIKQGSTEVRVGSTIFGVRPPRNGH
- a CDS encoding uncharacterized protein (EggNog:ENOG41) is translated as MTSTLLLRRADSDSKCNKKNSSSQYCETGQNTSALVISLAVVIPVVVIGIIVGFFTWKAYRRNKKEALEDDDPDFNGDNIVLPDIAKGGDLDDTGRYRYPPTATNSSIQLPQPAAENPFNDPTNRSPGSNISHNNNSNTSRTGPFPPSSYYRNASQMSLAHSFHNPVDSIVIPFAEETGSKRSLEDLSRQLGGDYGGYRLSERKLNSEGAPTLPFSRRSSSIASNSSKCLTTASYEQDPHHETHLNTTQAQKHDTFNEDLSRPEKVHAKQPLQISTVKSQFQSYSDPRDNSNGEHDKLSHSSLEDKPVSATELSDKGHCSDATSSDVDRSNGTHSMSQMTYQTPSESISRIPSREYSLSGKLAQTEVEMPATVEDASVWEHSEHENTKGLAFDRSSGNSVIQPDGDEDKTIGLKVKLEPKVESVLPENADLPDLSAAADKYDEAVSPEEEEQIRRMKSVYKVYFSRDNSVRSKSSRSDKQRFEVNDEEAPPLPDMPNVGNQLQQNEKYLQDTTSKPMLSVDTINNPDKEANRMSTASYSSSVYVPTADPNPNEGYYPHQQIQFMMDQQQQQQQRQMQARMTRQRYGQAVPPPQAQQLQRQPSEVPIKVRTRNLEQLPSPHQFSNRKSTLDTFTEFDRKRSLPRATTVGSSPSLTPNLEQVQWNQAPANPSPHHIDESMMIHGPVEIAASKHYMPKGSLEDQVRKLSSSASINQSLPSPSLHHNAFSPMSGSQAPQGQEGLIPHSGADLRRQMGKLNL